The genomic segment ATGTGGTACTACTTCGCGAAACTTAAGACGCGGCCGCTGGTGCAAGTTAACGATCCGCACCTGGCGGAGATTCTGGAGCCCGAACATGCCACTGCATGAAGACAACAAACTGCCGTCGCACGGTGATAGCCTGCCGCCGCACGGCTCCGGGAAGATCGACGCATCGCATGGATACGAGCGGTCGGACGTTCGCGTCACGGGCATCGTGGTGTTCCTCACCGCACTGGGCATCTTTGTCGCGGTGACGGGTGCGCTCTGCTGGCTGATCGGCAAGGGCATCAACGTAGCGATGCTGCACGAAGACAAGGCGACGTATCCGAACACGAAGTGGACCAGGGACGAGGACAAGCAAATTCGTGAGCTTGGGAATCTGCCGTCGAGCCCGGCGCTGCAGAACAAGGTGGCGGAGCTGACGAAGGAGTTTCCCACGCCGCGCGTGCAGACGGACGACGGCAACCAGGATGTGAGCGACCTGCATGCGCGCGAGGATCTGTTGCTCGATCACTACACGCGAATCGACGGGCAGGCGGGGAAGGTACGGATTCCGATTGAGCGCGCGATGGAGTTGATTGCGCAGCGCGGATTGCCGGTGGCACCAGCGGAGAACGAGACGCTGATGGCGGGCGATCAGAAGCCAACGGTTCATGCGCCGCTGACTTCGGGATTTGCGCGGACCGCTTATGAGCTGGAGCAGGAGCGCGGCGAGGGTGGGCACGCGGAGCGGCCGCCGAGCGCGAAGTAGTAAAGCAGGGAATAGGGAGTAGGGAGTAGGAAATGCAGAATGTGGGCACAATCCGGAAGAGGTTGCTGACGGGGGCGCTTAGCGCTGCCGCCGCGATTGTGTTGGTCGCTGGTGCGATGGCGCCTGCGATGGCGCAGGTGTCGGGGTATGGCGACAAGCAGGCGGGGCCGGCGAACGAGAAGTCGCGGATTCTGGACAAGGTGGGAATTTCGCAGCATCTCGACCAGCAGTTGCCGTTGAATACGACTTTCACGGATGACGCGGGCAAGCAGGTCGAGCTCGGCGGTTACTTCGGGAAGAAGCCGGCGATTCTGGCGCTGGTGTACTACCAGTGCCCGATGCTGTGCAGCGAAGAGCTGAATGGGCTGGTGAGCGCGCTCCTGATGGTGGACGAGGTTCCGGGAAGGGACTTCAACATCGTAGTGGTGAGCATCGATCCGAGCGAAGGCACCGACCTGGCGGCCGCGAAGAAGCGCAGCTACGTGAAGCGCTACGGCAAGCCGCAGACCGCGGATGGATGGCACTTCCTGACGGGGACGCAGCCGAACATCGATGCGCTGACGAAGGCCGTGGGGTTTGGGTACACGAAGATTCCAGGGCCTGATGGAAAGCTGACGCAGTTTGCGCATGCCAGCGCGATTCAGCTGGTGACGCCCGAGGGCAAGCTGGCGCAGTACTACATGGGCGTGGAGTATTCGCCGAAGGATTTGCGGCTGGGGCTGGTTGAGTCGTCGCACGGGAAGATTGGATCGCCGGTCGACAACATTCTGACCTACTGCTATCACTACGATCCGGGGACGAACAAGCACTCGCTGATTGTGGCCCGCGTGGTGCAGCTGGGCGGCCTGGTAACGATGGTTTCCCTGGGCGGATTCATGTTCCTGATGTTCCGCCGTGATTACCGGCTGGAACACGAAGTCACAGAAAAACAGGATTCAGGCAACGATTCAGGCAGCAAGGTGAACGGATAACGGAATGGATCACATCAGCCACGTACTTTGGCAATTCCTCGTCAAATGGATGACGGACTTCGCGCTGTTTCCGCCGGAGGCGTCGAAGATCGCGCCGCAGATGGACGCGCTGTACTTCTTCATGGTGCTGGTCAGCCTGGTGGGACTCACGATCGTGGTCCTGCTGCTGGTCAGCTTCTCGATCATGTACAGCAAGAAGCGCCACCCGGTAGCGGTGCAGATCGAAGGCTCGACGCTGCTTGAAGCGACGTGGACGATCATTCCGCTCGGCCTGTTCCTGATCATGTTCGTGTGGGGCTCATTGATTTACTTCCGCATTTACACGCCGCCGGCGAACGCGATGAACATCTACGTGGTGGGCAAGCAGTGGATGTGGAAGGCGGAGCATCCGGGCGGCCAGCACGAGATCAATTCGCTGCACATTCCGACGGGCAGGGCAATCCAGCTCACGCTGATTTCGCAGGATGTGTTTCACAGCTTCTCGATTCCGGCGTTTCGCGTGAAGCGCGAGGCGATTCCGGGGCGCTACACCAATGTGTGGTTTGAGGCGACGACGCCGGGAACGTATCACCTGTTTTGCACGCAGTATTGCGGTACGAACCACTCGGCGATGGTGGGCGACATCGTAGTGCTCACGCCGGACGACTACAAGAAGTGGCTGGCGGAGTCGACCAGCGGCGCGAGCCTGGCGCAGAACGGGGAACGGTTGTTCGCGAGCCTGAGCTGCAATGCGTGCCACAACGGTCAGGCGAACTCGAGGGGCCCAAGCCTGGCGGGCGTGTACGGATCGCACCTGACGCTGGCAAACGGCGGAACGCAGCTTGCGGATGAGGCTTATCTGCGCGACGCAATTCTGAATCCTTCAGATCACGTGACGCAGGGATTTGCGCCGATTATGCCGACGTACCAGGGACAGATCAGTGAGGATGGCGTGATCTCGCTGGTGGAATATATCAAGTCGTTGAACACGAATTACCGCGTTGAACAGACGCTGAACACAAGCACCTTGCTGCCGGAAGGCGAAGGCAAGGCAACGCCGGCGGGCCAGCAATCCGGCGGAGCGAAGCAGGGCGCGTCAGCCGGAAAGGGAACTTCCGGCCAGGGGGTTGTTAAACAATGAGCACCGATACAATCGTTCGACTTCCCGACCAGGCGACGGCCAGGATTCCGAAGGTTAACTTTCTCTCCAAAGAGAACGGACTTCTGAGCTGGCTGTTGACGAGCGATCACAAGCGGATTGCAACGCTCTACCTGATCTCGATTACGTTCTTCTTCGCGATCGGGGGCACGCTGGCAGGCCTGATCCGACTGGAACTGCTGACACCGCAGAGCGACCTGATGGCGGCGGACACCTATAACAAGGTGTTCTCGATGCACGGCATCATCATGGTGTTCCTGTTCCTGGTGCCATCAGTACCGGCGACGCTGGGGAACTTCCTGATCCCGATCATGATTGGGGCGAAAGACCTGGCGCTGCCGAAGGTGAACCTGCTGAGCTGGTATCTGTACATGATCGCCGGCGTGATGGTTCTGTACTCGATGATCACGGGCGGCGTGGATACGGGCTGGACGTTCACGGTGCCGTTGTCGACACACTACGTGAACACGAATGTGATCACGACGGGGCTGGCGATCTTCGTGGCGGGATTCAGCTCGGTGTTCACGGGGCTGAACTTCATCGTGACGATCCACAAGATGCGCGCGCCGGGCATGACATGGTTCCGGCTGCCGCTGTTTGTGTGGTCGAACTATGCGGCTTCGATCCTGATGGTGCTGGGCACGCCGGTTCTGGCGATCACGCTGGTGCTGGTGGTTCTGGAGCGCGGATTCGGCATCGGCGTGTTCGATCCGTCAAAGGGCGGCGACCCGATCCTGTTCCAGCACTTGTTCTGGTTCTACTCGCATCCGGCCGTGTACATCATGATTCTGCCGGGCATGGGCGTAATCAGCGAAGTGGTGTCGACGTTCGCACGCAAGCGGGTGTTCGGCTACACGGCGGTGGCGTTCAGCTCGGTGGCGATCGCGGTGTTCGCATTCTTCGTCTGGGAACACCACATGTTCATCATGGGCGTGTCGAACTACTCGACGCTGGTGTTCAGCCTGCTGACGATGCTGGTGGCGGTGCCTTCGGCGATCAAGATCTTCAACTGGTCGTTCACGCTGTATAAGGGCTCGATCACGTTTGAGACGCCGATGCTGTACTCGTTCGGGTTCATGGGGCTGTTCACGATCGGCGGATTGACGGGCGTGTTCCTGGCTTCGACGGGAACCGATATTCATCTGACCGAGACGTACTTCATCGTGGCGCACTTCCACTTTGTGATGGTGGGCGGCATGCTGATGGCGTTCCTTTCGGGCATCCATTTCTGGTGGCCGAAGTGGACGGGCAGGATGTATCCCGAGAAGATTTCTCAGCTGGCTGCGCTGATTACGTTCATCGGGTTCAACTTCACATTCTTCCCGCAGTTCCTTTTGGGAACGCTGGGCATGCCGCGGCGGTATGCGGCATATCCGGCGGAGTTCCAGGTGCTGAACGTGTTCTCGACGGCGGGCGCATCGATTCTTGGAATTGGGTATCTGCTTCCGATCCTGTATCTGACGTGGTCGCTCAAGTATGGCGAGATTGCCGGCGATAATCCGTGGCAGGCAACGGGTCTCGAGTGGCAGATCCAGTCGCCGCCGCTGACGGAGAACTTTACCGAGATTCCGGTTGTGGATCATGACGCGTACGACTACGAGTGGCTCGAGAAAAAAGAGAAAGAGGTAAGCAGTGTCGGATAGCACTGTGACGGTCCAAGGCGCTCACACGGCGCACGAGCACCCGCCGTATCAGCGGCACCATTTCGCCAGCATGGAGCAGCAGGTGGATACCACCAGCTTCGCCATGTGGCTGTTCCTGCTGACGGAAATCATGTTCTTCGGAGGCTTGTTCTGCTCCTACCTGATCTTCCGCAACTGGTACTACCCGGCCTTTGTGGAAGCGTCGCACCAGCTCAATATTTTCTGGGGTACGCTGAACACGGGCGTGCTGATCACGTCGTCGTTCACCATGGCCATGGGCGTGTGGTGCGCGGAAATGCGGAAGAAGAGCGCGCTGGTTCTGTGCCTGGTTCTGACCTTCGTGCTGGGCCTGGTGTTCCTTGGCATCAAGTACATCGAGTACAGCGAGAAGTGGGAGAAGCACCACGTACCTGGGTTCCACTACAGCCTGCAGTCGTTCACCAATCCGGCGTCGGATGCGGAAGTGCACAAGGAGTATCCCGATGACAAGCCGCTGGGTGTGGATATGGCGCGGCACACGGAGCTCTATTTCTCACTCTACTTTGCGATGACGGGTATGCACGCGCTGCACATGATTATCGGTATCTCTCTGCTGGGGTATTTGATCTTCCGGGCGCAGCAGGGGGCATACACGACGGGACATGTGACATTCGTCCACAATTTTGGCCTGTACTGGCACTTTGTCGACATCATCTGGATCTTCCTGTTCCCGCTGCTGTATTTGATCAGCAGACACTCGTGACAAAAGCAGGGAATAGGGAACAGGCAATAGTGATTAGGAACAGAGGACGCGCATGAGCAAAGAACACGATCAGAACCAGCACCATGACCATACCGGCCACGATCACGATCCGGGCGAGCAGGACGTACACGACTCGCTGAACCACATTGTTCCGCCGCGGATCTACATCATCATCGGAGCCTCGCTGCTGGTGTTGACGGGCGTGACGGTGTGGGCATCGTTCGTCGACATGGGCGTGTTTAACCCCGTGGTGGCGCTGGCTATTGCCTGCTTCAAGGCGTCGCTCGTGGTGCTGTTCTTCATGCATGTGAAGTACAGCTCGAAGTTGACCAAGCTGACGGTGTTCTCAGGGCTGTTTACATTCGCCGTCCTGATCGCGCTTACGCTGGCGGACTATGCCACGCGGGCTTGGGGACGGTGGTAAAAGGCAGGGACTAGGGAATAGGGAGTAGGGAATAGACGAAAGGCCGCCGCGTGGCGGCCTTTTGCTTTGGGCGCGAGGTGGGGCCGATGGGCCGGTTCAGGGGTGGCGAGGTTGCTGGGGAGAGCTCTGGCAGATGAGGTTGGACAGGTCGTCGATGAGGAGGTCGCTGGCGGCGAGTTTCCGTCTAGACTGCTCAACACGGTCGCGGGTCTGGGTCAGGGTCGATTCAAGCTCGCGGATGGCGTCGCGGGCCTGCTGGGCCGAGTGGGCGGCGAATAGAACGAAAGCATCGAGTGAGCGGGGAGACCAGGATTGCGTGTAGGCGCGCGCCATGATGCCGCCTTGGATGGCGGGGGCGGGGTTGGGGTGGCCTGGGAGAGGCGGAGAACAGGCAACAGGGAACAGAAAAGCAGGGGACGGGGGGACAAAGGGACAGAGTGACAAAGTTACACAGTTACAAAGTTGCAAAGGGTGGTCTGACGTCAGGGGTGGTCTTTTTTGATGTTTGATAGTCCAATGGTCAGCCAGGGTGATGGGCTCGAGGGAAGCAGGCGAGCGTTGGGGCGTGCGTAATCCGATCATTTCTTTGAAGAAGGATGCCGGGACGATGTTCATGGTTCCTAAATTGCTGCGGAAGGTGAAGGCAGGGGCGGCCCTCGCTGTAATGGCGGGATTGCTCGCGGGTGCGGGCGCTGGACTGGCTCACGCCCAGGCTAGCTACTCGGAAGCTGACTACGTTGGGAGTTGGCACCTGATGTTCCAGGGAAAGGCGTTCGCCACGTTGACGATCCAAAAGCAGGGTACAGAGTTGAGCGGATCGCTTACGGGTGTCTCGATCGAGATGGACGATAACGGCAAGCTCACAAATGCGACGGCGAATAATGGGCCGGCGTCCACGCTGCATGCCGCGATGGAGGACGGCGTCCTGCACGTGTCGGAGAAGGATGGCGACGACGTGATTGAGTGGACGATGACGCTGACTTCGGCGAAGACAGGCGAGCTGCGGTTTGCGCGGGGTGTGCCGGCCAATGCAGAGGCGATTCGGCTGGAAAAGCTTTGGTCGGAACCGCCGGTGCAGAATTAGCCAGAAAAACAGGGCTTAGGGTTTAGGAGGGCCGCCGCGGGCGGCCTTTTGATTTGGTGGGACCGTGCTTGTGAGGGGCTCAGGGCTGCGCGCGAAAGAGGATGGTCCAGTGGCTGGACTGCGGGTCGTGGGAGTTGGCCTGGGTGAGCCATTCGGGGT from the Occallatibacter riparius genome contains:
- the coxB gene encoding cytochrome c oxidase subunit II, whose amino-acid sequence is MDHISHVLWQFLVKWMTDFALFPPEASKIAPQMDALYFFMVLVSLVGLTIVVLLLVSFSIMYSKKRHPVAVQIEGSTLLEATWTIIPLGLFLIMFVWGSLIYFRIYTPPANAMNIYVVGKQWMWKAEHPGGQHEINSLHIPTGRAIQLTLISQDVFHSFSIPAFRVKREAIPGRYTNVWFEATTPGTYHLFCTQYCGTNHSAMVGDIVVLTPDDYKKWLAESTSGASLAQNGERLFASLSCNACHNGQANSRGPSLAGVYGSHLTLANGGTQLADEAYLRDAILNPSDHVTQGFAPIMPTYQGQISEDGVISLVEYIKSLNTNYRVEQTLNTSTLLPEGEGKATPAGQQSGGAKQGASAGKGTSGQGVVKQ
- a CDS encoding cytochrome c oxidase subunit I, whose protein sequence is MSTDTIVRLPDQATARIPKVNFLSKENGLLSWLLTSDHKRIATLYLISITFFFAIGGTLAGLIRLELLTPQSDLMAADTYNKVFSMHGIIMVFLFLVPSVPATLGNFLIPIMIGAKDLALPKVNLLSWYLYMIAGVMVLYSMITGGVDTGWTFTVPLSTHYVNTNVITTGLAIFVAGFSSVFTGLNFIVTIHKMRAPGMTWFRLPLFVWSNYAASILMVLGTPVLAITLVLVVLERGFGIGVFDPSKGGDPILFQHLFWFYSHPAVYIMILPGMGVISEVVSTFARKRVFGYTAVAFSSVAIAVFAFFVWEHHMFIMGVSNYSTLVFSLLTMLVAVPSAIKIFNWSFTLYKGSITFETPMLYSFGFMGLFTIGGLTGVFLASTGTDIHLTETYFIVAHFHFVMVGGMLMAFLSGIHFWWPKWTGRMYPEKISQLAALITFIGFNFTFFPQFLLGTLGMPRRYAAYPAEFQVLNVFSTAGASILGIGYLLPILYLTWSLKYGEIAGDNPWQATGLEWQIQSPPLTENFTEIPVVDHDAYDYEWLEKKEKEVSSVG
- a CDS encoding cytochrome c oxidase subunit 3 family protein, whose translation is MSDSTVTVQGAHTAHEHPPYQRHHFASMEQQVDTTSFAMWLFLLTEIMFFGGLFCSYLIFRNWYYPAFVEASHQLNIFWGTLNTGVLITSSFTMAMGVWCAEMRKKSALVLCLVLTFVLGLVFLGIKYIEYSEKWEKHHVPGFHYSLQSFTNPASDAEVHKEYPDDKPLGVDMARHTELYFSLYFAMTGMHALHMIIGISLLGYLIFRAQQGAYTTGHVTFVHNFGLYWHFVDIIWIFLFPLLYLISRHS
- a CDS encoding cytochrome C oxidase subunit IV family protein; its protein translation is MSKEHDQNQHHDHTGHDHDPGEQDVHDSLNHIVPPRIYIIIGASLLVLTGVTVWASFVDMGVFNPVVALAIACFKASLVVLFFMHVKYSSKLTKLTVFSGLFTFAVLIALTLADYATRAWGRW
- a CDS encoding SCO family protein, producing the protein MQNVGTIRKRLLTGALSAAAAIVLVAGAMAPAMAQVSGYGDKQAGPANEKSRILDKVGISQHLDQQLPLNTTFTDDAGKQVELGGYFGKKPAILALVYYQCPMLCSEELNGLVSALLMVDEVPGRDFNIVVVSIDPSEGTDLAAAKKRSYVKRYGKPQTADGWHFLTGTQPNIDALTKAVGFGYTKIPGPDGKLTQFAHASAIQLVTPEGKLAQYYMGVEYSPKDLRLGLVESSHGKIGSPVDNILTYCYHYDPGTNKHSLIVARVVQLGGLVTMVSLGGFMFLMFRRDYRLEHEVTEKQDSGNDSGSKVNG